The DNA window ACCGCTGCCGCAGCGAGCCCCCTGCCCTCTCACCGACCCGCCACAGCGCGCACCGCGCCCACGAGGCCCACGAAGCCCGCTGCTTCCTCGTCGAAGGCGCCCGCGCCGAAGAAAGCGCCCGCGTCCAGGAGGCCCCGTGAGCCCTTCGCCTCCCGGTTCCTCGCCGCCGACCAACGCGCCGGCGCCGTCCGACGCGCCGCCGCCCGACGCGCCCCTGCCCAGCGACGTGCCGCCGCCCGACGCCTCGGCCCAGGACGAGCCCGTGATGTCGGTCCGGCGCGCTCGCCCCCAGCGCCCCCTCGTCCACGCGGAGAAGCTCTCCAAGCTCTACCCGATCTACCGCGGCTTGCTCGGACGGCCCGTCTTCCTGCACGCCGTCGACCGCGTCACCTTCTACATCCGCAAGGGCGAGACCCTCGGCCTCGTCGGCGAGTCGGGCTGCGGCAAGAGCACCCTCGGACGCACCGTCCTCCGCCTCGTCGAGCCCACCATGGGCCGCGTCCTGTTCGACGGCCGCGACCTCTCCACCATGTCCGAGGGCGAGCTGCGCCTCACCCGGCGCCGCATGCAGCTCGTCTTCCAGGACCCGTACGGCTCCCTCAACCCGCGCATGACCGTTGGCGAGATCGTCGGCGAGGGCCTCACCATCCACCGCCTGGCCAAGACCCGACGCGAGGTCGACGCGCAGGTCGCCCAGGCCCTCCAGGACGTCGGCCTCCGCCCCGACCTCGCCGACCGCTTCCCCCACGAACTGTCCGGCGGCATGCGCCAGCGCGTCGGCATCGCCCGCGCCCTCGTCGTGAAGCCCGACTTCGTGGTCTGCGACGAGCCGGTCAGCGCCCTGGACCTCTCGGTGCAGGCCCAGATCCTGAACCTGCTCGAAGAGCGGCAGGACACCCTGGGCACGAGCTACCTGTTCATCACCCACGACCTGCGCGTCGCGCAGTACGTCAGCCACCGCCTCGCCGTGATGTACCTCGGCCGCATCGTCGAGATGGGCCCCACCCAGGACGTGGCAGAGCGGCGCCACCACCCCTACACCCGCGCGCTCTTCCAGGCCATGCCCGCCCTGGACCCGAGCGGGGCGGCCCGCCGGAGGCCCTTGCCGCTCTCCGGAGAGCCCCCGAACGCGATCCAGCCTCCCACGGGCTGCGTCTTCCGCCTACGCTGCCCCAGCGCAGAGCCCGGAAAGTGCGACGTCGAGACGCCGCCCCTCGAGGAGATCGTACCCGGCAGCCACCATCGCGTGGCATGCTGGCATCCCAACATCGATGGATCGTCGGTATGAACCGCTTGCATAGCGTCCACTGGGGCATGATCGGGGCGGGCAGCGTCACCGAGATCAAGAGCGGCCCTGCGTTCCAGAAGGCCGAGGGCAGCTTGCTCACGGCCGTCATGCGCAGGACCCAGGGAGCCGCGCAGGAGTGGGCCCGTCGCCACGACGTGCCGCGCTACCACGAGACGGCCGAGGACCTGATCTTCGACCCTCACGTCGACGCCATCTACATCGCGACCCCGCCGGGCACGCACCTCGACATCGCACTGA is part of the Chondromyces crocatus genome and encodes:
- a CDS encoding ABC transporter ATP-binding protein, encoding MSPSPPGSSPPTNAPAPSDAPPPDAPLPSDVPPPDASAQDEPVMSVRRARPQRPLVHAEKLSKLYPIYRGLLGRPVFLHAVDRVTFYIRKGETLGLVGESGCGKSTLGRTVLRLVEPTMGRVLFDGRDLSTMSEGELRLTRRRMQLVFQDPYGSLNPRMTVGEIVGEGLTIHRLAKTRREVDAQVAQALQDVGLRPDLADRFPHELSGGMRQRVGIARALVVKPDFVVCDEPVSALDLSVQAQILNLLEERQDTLGTSYLFITHDLRVAQYVSHRLAVMYLGRIVEMGPTQDVAERRHHPYTRALFQAMPALDPSGAARRRPLPLSGEPPNAIQPPTGCVFRLRCPSAEPGKCDVETPPLEEIVPGSHHRVACWHPNIDGSSV